The Drechmeria coniospora strain ARSEF 6962 chromosome 02, whole genome shotgun sequence genome has a segment encoding these proteins:
- a CDS encoding mRNA capping enzyme alpha subunit, translated as MEQPADGQIASIAVPGVKAEGQLLYTMRKEVAELLDRHQTSFPGAQPVSFARQHLDELTKQDYYVCEKSDGIRYLLYSTDDEAGNEAHYLIDRKNDYWFLNNRNLHFPRVNDPSAFHTATLVDGELVWDSLPNGKKEPRFLVFDCLVMDGNKLMDRTLDKRLAYFKERLYTPYEKLFKEYPDELKFQPFFVEMKPFQLGYGIEMMFKQVLPGLKHGNDGLIFTCRNTPYKHGTDPHILKWKPPEENTIDFRLKLNFPTVEPTSEEKAEGITEPFVDYDSLPHSELLIYKGDSGPERYEVFSDLYLAEDEWEVLKSLGDPLNDRIIECNLDEQGRWRMIRFRDDKSEANHRSTVSSVLESINDRVSEKDLYRAALHIRDSWKSRQARAEQESRRGR; from the exons ATGGAGCAGCCTGCCGACGGTCAGATCGCGTCCATCGCCGTGCccggcgtcaaggccgagGGCCAGCTTCTCTATACGATGCGTAAGGAGGTGGCCGAGCTGCTGGACAGGCATCAGACCTCCTTTCCCGGTGCCCAGCCTGTCAGTTTCGCACGCCAgcatctcgacgagctcacCAAGCAAGA CTATTACGTGTGCGAAAAGTCGGATGGCATCCGGTATCTGCTGTActcgacggacgacgaggccggcaacGAGGCTCACTACCTCATCGACCGGAAGAACGACTACTGGTTCCTCAACAACAGGAACCTGCACTTCCCGCGGGTGAACGACCCGAGCGCCTTTCACACCGCcaccctcgtcgatggcgagcttGTTTGGGACAGCCTGCCGAACGGCAAGAAGGAGCCCCGATTCCTCGTCTTCGACTGCCTCGTCATGGATGGCAACAAGCTCATGGACCGCACCCTCGACAAGCGTCTGGCCTACTTCAAGGAGCGCCTCTACACGCCGTACGAGAAGCTCTTCAAGGAGTACCCCGACGAGCTCAAGTTCCAACCCTTCTTCGTCGAGATGAAACCCTTCCAGCTCGGCTACGGCATCGAGATGATGTTCAAGCAGGTTCTGCCGGGCCTCAAgcacggcaacgacggcctCATCTTCACCTGCCGCAACACGCCCTACAAGCACGGCACGGACCCTCACATTCTGAAGTGGAAGCCGCCCGAGGAGAACACCATCGACTTTCGTCTCAAGCTCAACTTCCCCACCGTCGAGCCGACGAGTGAGGAGAAGGCCGAGGGCATCACGGAACCCTTTGTCGACTACGACAGCTTGCCCCACTCGGAGCTCCTGATTTACAAGGGCGACAGCGGGCCGGAACGCTACGAGGTCTTCAGCGACCtctacctcgccgaggacgagtggGAGGTTCTCAAGAGCCTCGGCGACCCCCTCAACGACCGCATCATCGAGTGCAACCTCGACGAACAGGGCCGCTGGCGTATGATTCGCTTCCGGGACGACAAGAGCGAGGCGAACCACCGGAGCACCGTCTCGAGCGTTCTCGAAAGCATCAACGACCGCGTCTCCGAAAAGGATCTCTACCGCGCCGCCCTACACATCAGGGACTCGTGGAAGTCACGCCAGGCCCGCGCCGAACAAGAAtcgaggcgaggacggtAG
- a CDS encoding sorting nexin-41, with product MWNDEDNNPYGTSFDRRDSVTSPSTNPISPTSHDYRPYDASQTPTSGSEDDQPVFGRGAPTGGVDREVVQADDAASRRKPGRYNSRIEQILYEHPDIPIMITDAGKSLESGGRYIVYTIRTGDLEVRRRYSEFASLREALTRLHPTLIIPPIPEKHTMADYAAKPTSAKQDQQIIDLRKRMLAVFLNRCRRMETVRNDGVWWRFLDPNASWSEVLHSHPVASIPKSVLKAPPEDTANPTVAHSFLPVPASSAKLKTTAVDGHHPAAQPSSHFIGRAPPPTGEQSEVDLDPYFVAYEASIKELEQLLTGPMEKVNRRTLSHLSALAADLCELGSRYNAFALSEQAPSLGPAIERIGQAADLSYIATEELSGSLGASFAEPMRENAQFAGVVRSVLRYRVLKRVQQELTSHELSKKRALLDQLERSEAEAKRIEQYLSSSQQVSPPPKRSTSLKEPPTQHRREGGQEDTESIDSDFPPTHGDFPSPPPSASQGLPERSERVSHRKMPSGNSITNKIFGPIRHAVQGVVDVDPERTRRDTIGKTRESIGQLEQAQVVSERDVKEASASVLEDMKRFQKDKEDDLRRYMLAYAKSQIEWAKKSKLQWEEARAEVDKIDET from the exons ATGTGGAATGACGAGGACAACAACCCATACGGGACCAGCTTCGATCGCCGCGATTCCGtcacgtcgccgtcgaccaaCCCGATTTCGCCCACCTCGCACGACT ACCGGCCTTATGATGCCTCCCAAACCCCGACTTCGGGCAGCGAAGATGATCAGCCCGTCTTCGGCCGCGGCGCACCGACCGGCGGTGTTGATCGCGAGGTAGTtcaggccgacgacgctgcgtcgaggaggaaaCCGGGACGGTACAACAGCCGCATCGAGCAAATTCTCTACGAGCACCCGGACATACCCATCATGATCACCGATGCTGGCAAGAGTCTCGAGAGCGGCGGACGGTACATCGTTTACACCATTCGAACTGGC GATCTCGAAGTGCGACGCCGGTACTCGGAGTTTGCATCGCTCAGAGAGGCTCTCACACGCCTGCATCCTACCCTCATCATCCCCCCGATCCCGGAGAAGCACACGATGGCGGACTACGCAGCCAAACCGACGAGTGCCAAGCAAGACCAGCAGATCATCGACTTGCGAAAGCGCATGCTGGCCGTCTTCTTGAACCGATGCCGACGGATGGAGACGGTGAGGAACGACGGCGTGTGGTGGAGGTTTCTCGACCCCAACGCGAGCTGG AGCGAGGTGTTGCATTCGCATCCCGTGGCATCCATCCCCAAGTCGGTGCTCAAGGCGCCCCCCGAGGACACTGCCAATCCGACGGTGGCCCACAGCTTTCTTCCCGTGCCTGCAAGCTCGGCGAAGCTcaagacgacggccgtcgacggccaccaCCCGGCCGCCCAGCCGAGCAGCCACTTCATCGGCCGCGCCCCGCCTCCGACGGGAGAGCAGAGCGAGGTGGATCTTGACCCGTACTTTGTCGCCTACGAGGCCTCGATCAAGGAACTGGAACAGCTTCTGACGGGCCCCATGGAAAAGGTCAACCGTCGAACGCTCAGCCACCTGTCGGCGTTGGCCGCCGATCTGTGCGAACTGGGCTCTCGATACAATGCCTTTGCCCTGTCGGAGCAGGCGCCATCGCTCGGCCCGGCCATCGAGAGGATCGGCCAAGCAGCCGACCTGTCCTACATTGCGACCGAGGAGCTGTCGGGCTCCCTGGGCGCCAGCTTCGCCGAACCGATGCGAGAGAATGCCCAGTTCGCCGGTGTCGTCAGGAGCGTGCTGCGGTACAGGGTCCTCAAGCGCGTGCAGCAGGAGCTGACGTCGCACGAGCTCAGCAAGAAGCGAgccctcctcgaccagctGGAGCGCAGCGAAGCCGAGGCGAAACGGATCGAGCAGTACCTCTCCAGCAGCCAGCAGGtctccccgccgccgaagcggTCGACGAGTCTTAaggagccgccgacgcagcaCCGGCGCGAGGGAGGCCAAGAGGACACGGAGTCGATCGACTCCGACTTTCCCCCGACGCACGGCGATTTCCcttcgccgcctccgtcggCGAGTCAGGGCTTGCCCGAGAGGAGCGAGCGTGTCTCGCACCGGAAGATGCCGAGCGGAAATTCGATTACGAATAAAATCTTTGGTCCGATCCGCCATGCCGTGCAGGGGgtcgtcgatgtcgaccCCGAGCGAACACGGAGAGACACGATTGGCAAGACGAGGGAGTCAATTGGCCAGCTGGAACAAGCCCAGGTGGTTTCTGAGCGGGATGTGAAGGAGGCGAGCGCCAGCGTCCTCGAGGACATGAAGAGGTTCCAAAAGGACAAGGAAGATGACCTGAGACGGTACATG CTTGCGTACGCGAAGAGCCAGATCGAATGGGCCAAGAAGAGCAAGCTACAATGGGAGGAGGCACGGGCAGAGGTCGACAAGATAGACGAGACCTGA